The Winogradskyella schleiferi genome contains the following window.
TGCTAACGGCATCTGGTATAGACAACATCAAATCACCATTAGAGTCTTGTGTTAATTTGTGTGCCACTAAATTTCCGCCCCAAGTTTTAACACCAGAATCTAAATTATTCTCAGTTCTTGCAGTCCACCCCATTATAAAAGCATCTGTTCCGTTACTTACTGCTTTTGCAGCATAAAAATCATTCCCATCTAGAAATTCTGAACCAGTCGGTTGTTCCCATGGCCCAATTGCTGAACTACTTTTTCTATATATAACTTTACGTGAATCAATATCAGAAAAGATTAAATAATACATACTTCCCATTTTGAAAACTTGAGCTGTTTCCATCATAAAGTAAGTACTGTTATCTCCATCATAAAAAATATCATCGTATGTCCAAGACAATAAATCTGTCGATGTATAAGAAGCAATTACACCTTTAAAAACTCCACCAATATTTGCTCTGGCACTAACAAGCATATAGTAAGTTCCCGCATCTTCAAAAACATATGGGTCTCTAAAATTATCTTGTTCATCAAACTGCATTCCTGTTGGCGCATAAATAGTTGTAAATGATTCATTTTTTGTAAAACCAGCTGCAGGATTGTTTGAAGTTGCCAACATAACGCCTTCTTTTTTAGTTACGCAGCTTGATGGGAAATTAGGATTATGCCCTGTATAAAAACCATAATATATGTTGTCTTCAATAAAAACCGATCCTGAACCAATAGCAAAGTCTTGGTCACATCCTGCAGAACTTGAATTTATTATTTCTGAACTAATCTCATCATACGATGAAAAATCAGTCGTAGATAGTGTATACCATGGATGTCTTTGATTTGAGTCATCATTCCAAATATCTTTCAAATAATATATATAAAATTTATTTGAAGCATCATCGTAAATAGGCATTAAATCACCTATACGTCTTCCATTTGATCCTATTTTATAAATTGAATAATCAGATTGTTCTATCTGCGGTGTACATTGCAAATTTTCAAACACAGGGTCGGTATCTGGATCATCATCTGGATTAGTCAAATCAGGTCCCTGAATCGTATCTACTGAATCATCTGTGACTTGGCAACTATTAGCCAAAATAAAAAGACTTAACAGAAGTACTGTGGTAAAAAGTTTAATTTCATTTTTCGATTTCATAACTTCTTTTGTTTATTATATGATTATCAGTAATCTTTTGATATCCAGAAGAAACCATTTATAATTAATTTCTTCTGGAATTACCAAACTAACTCAAAAACTATCCTTTTAATTAATATCCTGGATTTTGTATATATATTCCTCCTGTTATATCAATTTCTCTTTGTGGTATTGGATAGTATTCATCTCTACCAGCGGTAAATTGTGCATTTGCCAAAAAATCTCTTTTTGTTTTCTCAACATCTACATAACCATTTAAAACCTCTGCTGCTTCACCCCATCTTACTAAATCAAAAAATCTGGCACCTTCCATAGCAAACTCTAAACGACGTTCAAACTTTAACGCTTTAAGCGCTTCTTCACTTGAAAGTGTTAATGGATAAGTTCCAATACCATAAACATCAGTAGCACCAGCATTAATTGGTCTGTTAGTACTATTAGCTGCACGGTCTCTAATTTGATTTATTATTGCTATACCTTGAGACACTTGATTGAGTTGGATCATAGCTTCTGCTTTCCATAATAAAACATCTGCATATCTAATAAAATCGACATTTTTTGATGTTCCAATAAACGGCCCCTCTTTTACATAACAAGAACAGTCTGGAGCTTGTTGTTCTTTCATGTTTCCAAAATACCCATAAACACCAGGGTCTCTAGCCCAACTAAAGTTATAAATCATATCCCCAGCATTGTTAACCATGTTTCTGTACTTAAACGGTCTTCCAGGAATACCAACGGTATGGTCTATTCTTGGATCTAACGTAACTCCACCAGCAAGTGATGTTTGACCATTACCATCTACTGAGTCAAAAATATCTGTATCATTAAATGTATCCAAAAGCGGTAAGCCATTAGTATCCGTTTTAAAGGCATTCACCATATTTTGACTTGCTAAGTGAAAACCACAACAGCCATATAAAACTGAACCATGAGGAGAATTAAGCCCTGTAACAAAACTTACCCTGCTAACCAAAGTACCATCATTTATTGAAAATTGAGCTGCCCAAATTGATTCTGGTCCATTATCAAATCCATCTAAAAAGTTATTTCCAAAATCTGGTTCTAAAGCTCCCGTAACATCATCAGCGTAATCAATAACTTCTTGCAACCTAGCAGGGTTTATGCTAGTTACTTGATGAGTGTCATTTTGCTCGTAAGCTTGATATAAACGTAGTTTTGCTAAATAAGCTGCAGCTGCATTTTTATCGGCTCTTCCAACTTCATCTTGAACTTGTGGTAAATTATTATAAGCAAATAAGAAATCTTCTGCTATCATATTCCACAACTCATCATTGGTCATATCATTAGTGGCATTAGCTTTTTCTTCAGCCGTCATAGTTTCAACTATATAAGGCACCTTTTTAAATAACAATTTCAACATAAAGTGACTATGGGCTCTTAAAAAGCGAAGTTCAGCTTGTCTTAGCGTTTTTGTAGTAAAATCTGCTTCAGATGTTTCATTTATCAATTCTAAGGCAAAATTAGCTCGACTTATAGCCTTATAATGGTTCACCCAAGTTTTAGGTGTCATCCAATCTCCATAATCTGGAATGGTTAGATTATACATTTCATAACGATGAATTACATCTACATCACCGATACCGCCTCCTCCTTTGTAAGCGTCATCAGCACGCACACTGCCGTATACCCATTGATTCGTTATTGGCCCAACCATTTCATCATTTGCTATACCTGCATAGGCAGCTATAACCAACCCTTCTAAATTCTCATTGGTACTCACATCATCTTGTGATAATAATCCTTCTGGTTTATAATCTAGAACGTCTTCACTACAAGCCGTCAGAAAAGCTATCGCTAACAGCCAAATTAAAAATGTTTTATTGTTTTTCATGATCAATTTTTTTTTAAAAGTTTAAGTTAAATCCTAAAGAAAGGACTGTTGGCACTGGTATTCTATTTACATCTGTACGCTCTGGATCTGGACCTATATAGTCTTTATGTGTAATCCAGAATAAATTCTCTCCTTGTAAATAAAACCTAGCACTTGTCATTCCTCCAAGTCCACTAATTATATCTTGTGGTAAAGAATAACCTATTTGTAGGTTTCTTAATTTGAAATAAGAATTTTTTCTAAAGGTGTAGTCTGATGTTCTAGTATCATTAAATGCTAAAGTTGCTGAGGGCACATCAGTATTTGTATTCTCTGGCGTCCAAGCGTTTAAAAGCCCAACACCCCCATTTTCTCTGCCCGAAGCAAAATTGTTATAAAATACGTAAGGGTCTTGACCAATACGGTTTGTTACACCTGATCCAAATAACGATAAATCAAAATTCTTATAAGCTAAGTTTATTGTAACGCCATACTCTAATTCGGGAAGCGTTGTTCCTATCCAATCTCTATCATCTACATCTATAATCCCATCTCCGTTAATATCAACATATTTAATACTACCTGGTCTTGCCAAATCTTGAGTTGGGCTATTATTCACGTCTTCTTGACTTTGAAAAAGTCCATCTGTTCTATAACCAAAAATGGAGAACACTGAACGTCCAATAATTGAATTATCAACGGTACCTCCAAAATCTGTTTCTCCACCTTCGTTAAGCTTTGTTATTTTATCTGCAAAATGAGATATATTGGTTGTAATCCCAAACGTAAAACCGCTATCAAAAGTTTTGTTATAACCTATTGCAAACTCCCAACCTTGTCCTTCAGTATTAGCAATGTTTAATACGGTATTAGCACCTTCACCCTGTGTTGCAATTGTTCTGGGAGCACGCAAAATGCCTTTAGTTTCTCTGGTATAATAATCAAATGACCCTGTAATATTATTATTGAATAAAGAAAAATCGATACCATAATTATATTCAGCCGTTTCTTCCCAACTTAAATTATTGTTCTCTGATTGAATTCTTACAAATCCTGATGGCAATGTTCCAGTATTATTACCATTAATATCATAAGCCGTTCCCACATTATAATATATATTGAAGAAGTCAGGTGAATAAAGGTTTTGATTAGGTCCATATCTTGTTTCGTATAAACCGAAACGCGCACCATCACCAATTTCTTGATTACCAACAACCCCATATCCAGCTCTTAACTTTAAATTAGAAACAACATCGTTTTCTGGAAAGAAGTTCTCATTGCTTATTCTCCAACCAACAGTCGCTGCAGGAAAAATACCATATCGAGTATTGGGACCAAAACGGGAAGACCCATCACGACGCAAAGTAAAGGATGCCAAATACCTATCTGAGAAAGCGTAACTAATTTTTCCGAATTGGGAAACGGTTGTATTTGCCGTAGATGTACCTCTAGAAGTTCTTGCTCCCGTGGCTGCATTCAAGACAAAGAAGTCTTCTGTCTCAAACGGAAAATCGTCGGCTTGAGCTACGACTGTATCAAAATCATTTCTTATATACTCATAACCTAATAAAGCCGAAAATCGGTGATTTTCCCCCAATTCTAAATCATAATTTAATGTATTTGTAAATACAAAACTTGAAAACTTATTAGTATCAATTATTAAACGGTTATTATCCCTAACAATGAATCCATTGTTTACTTTACGTTCAATGTCTTTTCTTTTAAAATCGCTAAAATCTAAACCTGCACTTGTCCTAAACGTTAAACCCTTTAAAAGATCAATTTCTGCAAAGACATTACCAAAAAAACTATTTTTATCAGAATTGTCCCAACGGTTTAAATATTGCATTAATAAAGGATTATTTCTATCTGAATAACCTGATCCAATAGGACCAGCAAACT
Protein-coding sequences here:
- a CDS encoding RagB/SusD family nutrient uptake outer membrane protein, with product MKNNKTFLIWLLAIAFLTACSEDVLDYKPEGLLSQDDVSTNENLEGLVIAAYAGIANDEMVGPITNQWVYGSVRADDAYKGGGGIGDVDVIHRYEMYNLTIPDYGDWMTPKTWVNHYKAISRANFALELINETSEADFTTKTLRQAELRFLRAHSHFMLKLLFKKVPYIVETMTAEEKANATNDMTNDELWNMIAEDFLFAYNNLPQVQDEVGRADKNAAAAYLAKLRLYQAYEQNDTHQVTSINPARLQEVIDYADDVTGALEPDFGNNFLDGFDNGPESIWAAQFSINDGTLVSRVSFVTGLNSPHGSVLYGCCGFHLASQNMVNAFKTDTNGLPLLDTFNDTDIFDSVDGNGQTSLAGGVTLDPRIDHTVGIPGRPFKYRNMVNNAGDMIYNFSWARDPGVYGYFGNMKEQQAPDCSCYVKEGPFIGTSKNVDFIRYADVLLWKAEAMIQLNQVSQGIAIINQIRDRAANSTNRPINAGATDVYGIGTYPLTLSSEEALKALKFERRLEFAMEGARFFDLVRWGEAAEVLNGYVDVEKTKRDFLANAQFTAGRDEYYPIPQREIDITGGIYIQNPGY
- a CDS encoding glycoside hydrolase family 32 protein, whose translation is MKSKNEIKLFTTVLLLSLFILANSCQVTDDSVDTIQGPDLTNPDDDPDTDPVFENLQCTPQIEQSDYSIYKIGSNGRRIGDLMPIYDDASNKFYIYYLKDIWNDDSNQRHPWYTLSTTDFSSYDEISSEIINSSSAGCDQDFAIGSGSVFIEDNIYYGFYTGHNPNFPSSCVTKKEGVMLATSNNPAAGFTKNESFTTIYAPTGMQFDEQDNFRDPYVFEDAGTYYMLVSARANIGGVFKGVIASYTSTDLLSWTYDDIFYDGDNSTYFMMETAQVFKMGSMYYLIFSDIDSRKVIYRKSSSAIGPWEQPTGSEFLDGNDFYAAKAVSNGTDAFIMGWTARTENNLDSGVKTWGGNLVAHKLTQDSNGDLMLSIPDAVSSGMQTEIALELNREIGTFVKTDANEESYDLSSSTNNNVSAVFYEPIDAPRYLISTTVSYSQSNRDFGFFLGACDENDDVISLRFVPSENKIRLDKTTRSSLSSSTISDNETSFTLEPNVDYDVKMVVENSIVVIYVNNQVALTSRVYKAPNTSWGVFADNSSVSFKTIKVTKP
- a CDS encoding SusC/RagA family TonB-linked outer membrane protein is translated as MKLKQLLCLPVFALISILAQAQVKGTVTSQEDGMPIPGVSVIVSGTTQGTATDFDGNYVLENIDANAILVFSYIGFKSQEIQINGRSVIDVILVMDEAALDEVVLTGYSKERKVDVTGAISVVDVGAIEGQSRSSGNAMQALQGRVPGLFIEKSGDPTGAASNILIRGITTLGDNSPLYVIDGVPTKRPEVFASLNPESIESIQVLKDASASSLYGSRAGNGVIVVSTKSGAKGERVTVSFNSNLSMQSEKQQRYEMMNALERGQVLWQASVNDNADPNAGYGSIYNFDWNEDFNNPVLNNVSVQPFVGGDTSVPVGDTDWQDEMYDTGFVFNNEVTISASSEKSSVMLNFGYLKNTGMLKYTNYDRYSAKINANTKLFNDKVRVGVNTQFFTSNETLVSPDVGSAPTTGLAITLAPTIPVYDINGEFAGPIGSGYSDRNNPLLMQYLNRWDNSDKNSFFGNVFAEIDLLKGLTFRTSAGLDFSDFKRKDIERKVNNGFIVRDNNRLIIDTNKFSSFVFTNTLNYDLELGENHRFSALLGYEYIRNDFDTVVAQADDFPFETEDFFVLNAATGARTSRGTSTANTTVSQFGKISYAFSDRYLASFTLRRDGSSRFGPNTRYGIFPAATVGWRISNENFFPENDVVSNLKLRAGYGVVGNQEIGDGARFGLYETRYGPNQNLYSPDFFNIYYNVGTAYDINGNNTGTLPSGFVRIQSENNNLSWEETAEYNYGIDFSLFNNNITGSFDYYTRETKGILRAPRTIATQGEGANTVLNIANTEGQGWEFAIGYNKTFDSGFTFGITTNISHFADKITKLNEGGETDFGGTVDNSIIGRSVFSIFGYRTDGLFQSQEDVNNSPTQDLARPGSIKYVDINGDGIIDVDDRDWIGTTLPELEYGVTINLAYKNFDLSLFGSGVTNRIGQDPYVFYNNFASGRENGGVGLLNAWTPENTNTDVPSATLAFNDTRTSDYTFRKNSYFKLRNLQIGYSLPQDIISGLGGMTSARFYLQGENLFWITHKDYIGPDPERTDVNRIPVPTVLSLGFNLNF